From Methanobrevibacter millerae:
TACAATTAAAAGGTATCTGGAATACTCCGGATATGCAGTCTTTTACATTCAAAACATTACTGACATTGATGATAAAATCATAAACAGGTCAAAAGAATCCGGAATTCCGGCACATGATATAGCCAGGAAGTTTGAAAAAAGGTACATTGAAGACATGACTAAATTAAATGTAACCGGCGTTAATTTATTCGCAAGAGCAACCGATCATCTTGGCGAAATAATTGACCAAATTCAAAGATTAATCGATAAGGGTTTTGCCTATGAAAGTGAGGATGGAGTTTACTTCGAAATCGATAAGTTTGAAGAATTCGGTAAATTGTCAAACAGGAATACTGAAGAGCTGGAATCCCACAGGGACTTGGCCGAAACCACCAAAAGAAATCCTCAGGATTTTGCGTTATGGAAAAAACGAGAAAACGTTGACGAGCCTGTTTTCCCTTCCCCATGGGGTGACGGAAGGCCTGGCTGGCATATTGAAGATACTGCAATTACCGAGTATTACTTCGGCGAACAGTATGACGTTCACGGCGGAGGACTTGACCTGATATTTCCTCACCACGAAGCCGAAATCACCCAGATGGAAGCCGTCAGCGGAAAATCCCCTATGGTAAGATACTGGCTCCACACAGGATTTTTAAACGTTAACGGAGAGAAAATGTCAAAATCCCTCCATAACTTCATTACAATCCGTGACCTTCTTGAAGACTGGGATGCGGACACTTTCAGGTTCTTTGTGCTTTCAACCCATTACAGAAGTCCTATAGACTTCTCAAAGGATTCACTTCACCAGTCCCAGAAAAGTTTGGAAAAGATTAAAAAATTTTATTCAGCATTGGATGTTGAATCAGGTGACGTTGAAAGCGATTTGGATGCTTTAAAAATAGCGAAAGAAGAATTCTTTAACAGTATGGATGATGATTTTAACACTCCAAAAGCAATTGCATCCATTTTCGTTCTAATTAATGACTGTAAGAATATAGATTTAAGTGAAAATGATAAAATAGCTGTCAAATCATTTTTGGATGACGTCTCTCAGATATTGGGTGTTGACTTCTATCTTGAAGAGGTTTCAGCAGGCTCTGATGATTTGCTGGATTTAATCACTGACGTTAGATCTGAACTCAGGGCAGCAAAACAGTATGACTTGTCTGATAAAATTAGGGATAGGTTAAATGATTTAGGTTATGAAATAAGTGATTAAGAATGGAGAATTAAATCTCCAGTTCTTCTATTTTTTTAAGTGCTTCTTCGATGCCTTCGCCTTTTCCTGCTGCGCCTTTTGCACTTATTGTTTCTATTACTTCCATTCCCATGAATGCGAATGGCATTGTTTCCATGGATTTAATGTAAGAATCAAAAGCTTCTGATGGATTGGCTTGGGTAAATACCTGTATGACTTTTGTTCCTGCAAGTGACCTTTCCTGATTTTGTGAAATCATGTAGAATCTGTCTATGATAGTTTTTGCTTGTGCAGACATTTGGCCGAAATAGATTGGACTTGAAAATATTAATAGGTCTGCATCTTCGATTTTTGCAATTATGTTCCTTACGTCATCGTCTTTAACGCAGTCTCCTTTTTGACAGGATTGGCATGCATCACAATATCTCAAATCCAATTCATTTAAGAAGAATACTTCATTTTCACCATCAATTTTCTCAATTACTTTGTTGACTAGTATGTCACAGTTTCCATTTTTACGTGGACTTCCGATTAATGCTATAGTTTTCATATAACTCTCTCCAAAATAATTTTAATTAATTAATGATTTAATTTTTAAGTTATATATAATTAATAGTTACTTTTTCTTTTCATGAATGGGCATCCGACAAAAGTAGATTTTTAATTTAATTTTTTTTATAACTTTGTTATCTTTTTCTTATTTTATTAATTTACATATGAAATTTTACTTCATATATTTATTTTAGTTTTATTATTACTTAATTTTTATTATAGGTTATATATTATTCTCCATAGTTAATATAAATTGATTTAATGATAGAAATATTTATAATACTATGTTATATATAGTTTATATTAGATATTAATTATTTTGAGTTGTTTGTTTATGGTTATGAAATATATTGACAAGAATCAGCGTAAATTAGAGATTAGGACCCATGATTTTAATGTTCCGAAGAATCATATCTCTCGTTTTGTTGTTGAATTTATCGAAAAATGTTATCCAAAATTGGTTATTGAAGTTAACG
This genomic window contains:
- a CDS encoding flavodoxin family protein — its product is MKTIALIGSPRKNGNCDILVNKVIEKIDGENEVFFLNELDLRYCDACQSCQKGDCVKDDDVRNIIAKIEDADLLIFSSPIYFGQMSAQAKTIIDRFYMISQNQERSLAGTKVIQVFTQANPSEAFDSYIKSMETMPFAFMGMEVIETISAKGAAGKGEGIEEALKKIEELEI
- the cysS gene encoding cysteine--tRNA ligase, which encodes MDIYSTLTRSKENFETINKDRVNLFVCGPTVYDDAHIGHGRTYISFDTIKRYLEYSGYAVFYIQNITDIDDKIINRSKESGIPAHDIARKFEKRYIEDMTKLNVTGVNLFARATDHLGEIIDQIQRLIDKGFAYESEDGVYFEIDKFEEFGKLSNRNTEELESHRDLAETTKRNPQDFALWKKRENVDEPVFPSPWGDGRPGWHIEDTAITEYYFGEQYDVHGGGLDLIFPHHEAEITQMEAVSGKSPMVRYWLHTGFLNVNGEKMSKSLHNFITIRDLLEDWDADTFRFFVLSTHYRSPIDFSKDSLHQSQKSLEKIKKFYSALDVESGDVESDLDALKIAKEEFFNSMDDDFNTPKAIASIFVLINDCKNIDLSENDKIAVKSFLDDVSQILGVDFYLEEVSAGSDDLLDLITDVRSELRAAKQYDLSDKIRDRLNDLGYEISD